AAAACACCCAGAGGTTAAAAGGGCGGTTTTGGTGGATATAGATAAGGAGGTAATAGAAGTATCAAAGCGCTTTTTGCCCACCATAGCCTGTGCCTTTGACGATCCAAGAGTAATCGTTCTAAACGAAGATGGTTATAAATACATCCAAGATTACGAAAACGAGTTTGACGTGATAATAGTTGACTCAACAGACCCAGTGGGATTTGCACATGTGCTCACTACGGAAGAGTTCTTTAAGTATGTCTATAGAGCCCTCAAGGAAGATGGGATATACGTGGGACAGACTGAATCCATTTATTACCATATGGAGATAGTAAGAAGGATCCAAAAAACGCTAAGAAAGATCTTTCCCATAGTTGATCTATACACTGCGGTAATTCCGGGTTATGCGGGTTATTGGTGGACAATGTCTGTAGGTAGTAAGAAATACCAAGTTAGGGAGCCAAGCAGGGAGGTCAAAGTTCAAACAAAACTTTACAGTGAGGAAATGCACAAACATGCTTTCTTGCCAAAGGGGTTTTATGAAAAGATATTAAGTGATGATTACAAGTTCTAATTAGCTATGCGGTTTTCTAAACTGCAAGGATCGGGTAACGATTTTGTAATCATAGACAACAGAGATAAAAAGGTAGAGGAGTTTTTGAAGGACTTAAACCTTGACATAAAAGACTTTGTCAAAAGGGTATGTGCCTTTCACACCGGCGTTGGTGCGGATGGGTTAATACTCATAGAGAATCCAAAGGACAAAAATAACGACTTTAGCTGGAGGTTTTTTAATGCGGACGGTTCTGAGGCAGAGATGTGTGGTAATGGTTCGCGCTGTGCGGTTAGGTTTGCCTTTGAAGAGGGTATAGTGGGAGAATACGTTCGCTTTGAGACCTTAGCTGGGGTTATTCAAGCCTTTGTTTTGGAAAAGGGCAGAAGAATAAAAGTCCAGCTTACCCAACCCAAAGACTACAGAGAGGTAGTTTTGGATGTGGATGGTCAGAGGATAGAAGGGAGTTTTATAAACACCGGAGTGCCTCACTTTGTAGTTTTAGTAGATGATGTGGAAAAGATTGATGTGATTAAACTGGGCAGATTGATCAGATTTCATCCAAGCTTTCAGCCTAAGGGAACTAATGTAAATTTTATCCAACCTATAAGTTTTAACAGCATAAAGATAAGGACCTATGAGAGGGGTGTAGAAACAGAAACCTTAGCCTGTGGGACAGGTGCCACAGCATCTGCATTAGTTGCTTACAAAAAAGGCATTGTTTCTACAAAACCTGTGGAGGTTAAAACCCGCAGTGGGGAAACTCTTAACATAGACTTTGACGAGCATTTAACGCAAGTGTTTTTGGAGGGTAGCGTAGTGAGAGTGTTTGATGGCTTTTTGCGGAGGGAATTCTTTGAATGTTAAAGAAAAGAATACTCATACGGGTTATTCTGTCCTTCTTGATAACATTTTTTCCAACAGCATTCTTAATATATTTCGTATTTCAGAGAATAAGTGAAGAAGCATTGATTAAAGAAAGGGATACTCTATACAACAATTTTAGAACTTTGCTTAAGCACGAAGAACGTAATATAGAGTTAGCTAAATCTAAAATAATTCAAGGTAAAGATGATTACTATATATTGTTAAGAGTAGATGAGGAATGCGGTGGGATACCGCACTACAGGATTACAGACGGAGGACTTTATTACGGTAAGAAAATCTTTTTGGATGAAGATTGCTATTTTTTGGGTATAAATTTTAAAAAGCTTTTAGAATTGATGGAAGAATTAGACTACGTTGAATGGTTGCTTTACTACGATAGATCTTACATTGATAGGCTACCACAGGAACTTTTAGATAGGTTTGTCAAGGATAAGTTGTTTAAAGACGATCTAATAATAGCAGGCTTTTCTGATGAATCGGTTCTTAATGTGCCATTTAAGGTAGGTGGATACTTGGTTTACGGAACTGGTCTAAAAAAAGCTCTGTTAGTAGAATTTCCACTTTTTGAAGAAAGTGGTTATCAGTTTGGGCAGGTGTTGTTTGTGAAGGACGTTTCTCACATATACGCAAACTTCTACACTTTGATGGGTGTGCTTGTTGGTTATTCTTTCGTGTTATCATTGCTATCTTCTTTCTTACTCTACAAGTTTTCCGAGGATTTAATAGTCAGAATAATAAAACTCCAGGAGTTTTCCAATAGGATTAAAATGGGGGATTTTTCTAAAATAGAGCCCTTTGAAACTTCCAAAAAAATGGACGAACTTGACCATCTGAGAAACAGCTTTATAGATGCTGCTTCAACCATAGGCAATCTGCTTTCTGAGCTTGAAGCCAAGAACAAACAACTTCAGGAATTGGCTTATTATGATTCACTTACCGGTTTGCCAAACAGAAGGTTCTTCTTTGAACACGCCAATTTGATCTTTGAAGAGGCAAAAAGGTATGGGAAAAAGCTGTCTCTCTTGATCATTGATATAGACCA
The sequence above is a segment of the Thermocrinis jamiesonii genome. Coding sequences within it:
- the speE gene encoding polyamine aminopropyltransferase; amino-acid sequence: MMDVFFMERDPYAPIRHCYPVENVLYHGKSQYQEITVLESPYFGRVLVLDGVAQCDEKFEFIYHEFMAHVPLYAHPNPETVLIIGGGDGGVLREVLKHPEVKRAVLVDIDKEVIEVSKRFLPTIACAFDDPRVIVLNEDGYKYIQDYENEFDVIIVDSTDPVGFAHVLTTEEFFKYVYRALKEDGIYVGQTESIYYHMEIVRRIQKTLRKIFPIVDLYTAVIPGYAGYWWTMSVGSKKYQVREPSREVKVQTKLYSEEMHKHAFLPKGFYEKILSDDYKF
- the dapF gene encoding diaminopimelate epimerase — encoded protein: MRFSKLQGSGNDFVIIDNRDKKVEEFLKDLNLDIKDFVKRVCAFHTGVGADGLILIENPKDKNNDFSWRFFNADGSEAEMCGNGSRCAVRFAFEEGIVGEYVRFETLAGVIQAFVLEKGRRIKVQLTQPKDYREVVLDVDGQRIEGSFINTGVPHFVVLVDDVEKIDVIKLGRLIRFHPSFQPKGTNVNFIQPISFNSIKIRTYERGVETETLACGTGATASALVAYKKGIVSTKPVEVKTRSGETLNIDFDEHLTQVFLEGSVVRVFDGFLRREFFEC
- a CDS encoding GGDEF domain-containing protein → MLKKRILIRVILSFLITFFPTAFLIYFVFQRISEEALIKERDTLYNNFRTLLKHEERNIELAKSKIIQGKDDYYILLRVDEECGGIPHYRITDGGLYYGKKIFLDEDCYFLGINFKKLLELMEELDYVEWLLYYDRSYIDRLPQELLDRFVKDKLFKDDLIIAGFSDESVLNVPFKVGGYLVYGTGLKKALLVEFPLFEESGYQFGQVLFVKDVSHIYANFYTLMGVLVGYSFVLSLLSSFLLYKFSEDLIVRIIKLQEFSNRIKMGDFSKIEPFETSKKMDELDHLRNSFIDAASTIGNLLSELEAKNKQLQELAYYDSLTGLPNRRFFFEHANLIFEEAKRYGKKLSLLIIDIDHFKKINDTYGHDAGDVVLKVFADVLRSVVRQSDICARMGGEEFAVLLPNTGLDGAKILAERIRSAVANRPVEYGHTVILVSISIGASEFRSGMESIDDLIKEADIALYKAKEGGRNRVEVFTPDKTGEFQT